CTCGTCACATGCAAAGAGACTCCCAGAGATGCTATAATAAAGGCGAACTCACCAATCTGCGTCAAACTAAATCCGCATTGCATAGCCGTCTTCAACGGTTTGCCAGAGAGTATCACCCCAAAAGTTCCGAATATGGACTGCCCCAAAATGACAGCCATAGTAATGACAATAATAGGTACAGCATATTCCACAATCATTGCAGGATCCACCATCATGCCCACTGAAACGAAAAAGATTGCTCCGAAAAGGTCCTTTACAGGTTTCACCAACCGGTCTATAGATTCCGCTTCAATCGTTTCCGCCAGAATAGAACCCATGATAAATGCACCGAATGCAGCAGAAAATCCCGTATTGGCAGCCATTACCACCATACCGAAGCAAAGCGCCAAAGATACGATAAGCAACGTTTCCTCCCCCATCAGCTTGCGGCAACGTTTCAAGAATTCCGGAATCAGATAAATACCGACTACAAACCACAAAATAAGGAAGAATACCAGTTTGCCGATGCTCTCCAACATCTCCGTACCTTCAAAATTGTGGCTTACCGCCATAGTAGAAAGCATTACCATCAGCACAATAGCAAGAATATCCTCCAAAATCAAGATACTCAACACCAATCCGGTGAATTGCTTTTTTCTTAATCCAAGATCATCAAATGCCTTATAAATAATGGTAGTGGAAGACATCGCAATCATACCACCCAGAAACAAACTGTCCATCCGATGCCAGCCAAAGCCCATGCCAACGCCTATTCCCAACAAAATCATACAGAAGATAATAGTACAAGCAGCAATAATAGCAGAACCGCCCACTTTCACAATCTTCTTAAAACTAAATTCCAGTCCAAGAGCAAACAGCAAGAAAATAACACCTATATCCGCCCATGTCTTGATATTCGCAGCATCCATCACGGAAGGTGTATAAGGCATATGCGGGCTTGCCAGGAAACCGGCAACCACATATCCCAAGACTAGAGGTTGCTTCAACTTCTTAAACAACAAAGTCATAATACCCGCACATATCAATATCAGTGCAAGGTCAGCTATCAGGGTAGGTAATTGAGACATTATTTCATCGTATTTGCTGACAAAATTATAATAAATCTATGGTATAAACAACATATTAACGGATATGTTTTATGATAGCCCGCATAAAACCAATCAGCCCCGGATAAAGTCAATTTACCCGGGGCTTAATCAGACAAGACTGATTTAAACTCTTATTTTCTGAAAGGTGGTTTTACTACTACCGCTTTTAATTTACGTCCGCGCATATCGATACAGATTTCTGTACCCGTCTTACTATATTCAGGCTTCACATACCCCATACCGATGCCTATTTTACGTGTAGGCGACATAGTGCCAGAAGTAACTACCCCGATCTTCTCCCCCTCCGGACTAACAAGTTCGTAGCCATGACGAGGAATTCCGCGGTCAATCATTTCAAAACCGACCAACTTACGGGTAGTCCCCTCTGCTTTCTGCTTTTCAAGCATAGGACGGTTAATGAAATCCTTACCCTCTACAAACTTAGTAATCCATCCCAATCCGGCTTCTATCGGAGAAGTCGTATCATCCAGGTCATTGCCATACAGGCAGAATCCCATTTCCAACCGGAGCGTGTCACGGGCTCCCAAACCAATAGGCTTGATGCCAAACTCTTCACCCGCTTCGAAAACAGCCTTCCAAATAGCATCGGCAGCATCCGGATAGAAGTAAATCTCAAAACCTCCTGCACCGGTATAACCCGTATTGGAGATAATTACATTCTCTTCACCCGCAAACTTCCCTACCTTGAAGGTATAATACGGAATAGCGGACAAATCAATATCCGTCAATTTCTGCAAAGCAAGAATCGCTTTCGGCCCCTGTACGGCAAGCTGCCCGATATTATCCGAAGAGTTTTCCAACTCCGCACCTTCCGTATTATGAGAAACGCACCAGTTCCAGTCTTTCTCCATGTTGGCAGCGTTGACCACCAACATATATTTTTCCGGTTCAAAATGATATACCAGCAAGTCATCTACGATACCGCCTTCTTCATTAGGGAAACAGGTATATTGTATCTTGCCCGGAGTCAGTGCCGCCACATTATTGGAAGTCACTTTTTGAAGAAAAGCCAACGCATTCGGACCTTTCATCCAAAATTCTCCCATATGGGACACATCGAACACACCAACATTCTGACAAACCGTGAGATGTTCGTCAATGATACCGGAGTATTCAATAGGCATATTATAACCTGCAAATTCATGCATTTTAGCACCGAGTGCTATATGTTTCTCAGTAAACGGAGTGGTTTTCATATTCTTTTAAGTATTAAGTTTTAAGTATCAAGTAATAGTGATATAGAGCTTTAAAATCTTATTTGGAAGCAACCAGCTCGGCAATCTTCACAATGACTTTCATAGCCTTTTCCATGTTCTGAACAGGAACAAATTCATAACGTCCGTGGAAATTCAATCCACCGGCAAAGATATTCGGACAAGGCAGACCTTTGAAGGAAAGTTGCGCGCCGTCCGTACCCCCACGAATCGGTTTCACATTCGGCTTCACGCCCACAGCTTCCATTGCGGCAAAAGCAGTGTCGATGATATGCATCACCGGTTCTATCTTCTCACGCATATTATAATATTGGTCACGCAACTCAAGAGTCACCGTACCTGCACCATATTCCTCATTCATCCGGGCAACCAGACGTTCCATTTCCTTCTTGCGGTCTTCAAATCTAGCACGGTCATGGTCGCGGATAATATAAGAGACAGTACTTTGTTCCACTTCACCCTGAATACCTATCAGATGATAGAAACCCTCATATCCCGTAGTATGCTCCGGTCTTTCCTGCGCAGGCAGCAGGTTGATAAACTGATTGGCCAGATAGATAGAGTTAATCATCTTGTTCTTGGCATATCCCGGATGCACATTACGTCCTTTAAAAATAACCTTAGCGGCAGCAGCATTGAAGTTTTCAAACTCCAACTCTCCCACTTCACCGCCATCCATTGTATATCCCCACTCACAACCGAACTTCTCAACATCGAATTTATGAGCACCTTCGCCGATTTCCTCATCAGGATTGAAACCGATACGAATCTTTCCATGTTTGATTTCGGGATGCTCTTTCAGATAAACCACTGCCGATACGATTTCCGCAATACCAGCCTTGTCGTCAGCACCGAGCAGAGTCTTTCCGTTGGTTACAATCAAATCTTCCCCCTTATGCTCCAGCAATTCCGGGAATTGCGCAGGAGAAAGGACTATATCCTCTTCAGCACAAAGCACGATGTCCGAACCGTCATACTTTTCTACAATGCGCGGAGTCACGTCCTTGCCGCTCATATCGGGACTTGTATCCATATGGGCGATAAATCCGATAGTCGGCACTTCCTTATCTATATTGGCGGGAAGCGTAGCAAAAAGATAGCCATGCTCATCCAAAGTAATATCTTCCAATCCCAAAGACTCCAGTTCCGCTTTCAGATATTCGGCGAATATCATCTGTTTCGGAGTACTGGGAGTAAGCCCTGTCGATTCGTCAGATTGCGTATCGAAGCTCACATACTTTAAAAACCTGTCTACTAAAGTCATATTATTTAATTCTAAGTTACTAATTGCAATTTACAATTTGATAGTTTATAGTGCCGTAAAGGTAAAAAAAGAGCCGTGAATTACAAAGCAATTCACGGCTCTTTTTTATTGTATAATCTTTTTTTAAAAGTGGCTGCTACCGTCAAAGCAGTGCGTGCACACTTTACATTTAGGCAATCCGATAGCTTCAATCAGCGTTTCCAGCGTATTGAACTTCAAGGAAGACAATCCGAAACGCTCGGCAATGATGCTGACCATCTTCTCATATTCGGGCGAACCGGTAGTCGCATATTTTTCCAAATTCTTATTTTCGTCACCTTCCAGCTCCTTGATAATCCGGCGGGTAATCAATTCCAACGCATTCTTGGAAGCGGAGAATCCCACAAACGGACAAGCATAAATCAACGGCGGGCAAGCGATACGCATATGCACCTCTTTCGCTCCATAATCATATAGAATCTTCACATTGTCACGCAACTGCGTACCGCGGACGATAGAATCGTCACAGAACAACAGACGCTTGCCTTGAAGCATAGCACGGTTCGGAATCAACTTCATCTTAGCGACCAGCGAACGCATCTCCTGATTGCTGGGTGTAAAGCTACGAGGCCATGTCGGCGTATATTTCGAGATAGCGCGATGATAGGGCACCCCTTTTCCTTCGGCATATCCTAAAGCCATACCTACTCCCGAATCTGGGATACCACAGGCACAATCGACCTCGGATTTGTCCATCCGCCCCATTTTCAATCCGCTTGTAAAACGGACTTCCTCCACATTCTTACCTTCATAGCAAGAAGTCGGAAACCCATAGTACACCCACAGGAATGAACAAATCTGCATATCCTCATTCGGTTCGCGAAGCTGTTCGATATGGTCGTCATACATACGGACAATTTCACCCGGTCCTAAATATTTCTCAATTTCATAATCCAGATTCGGGAAACTGGACGATTCACTCGTGGCGGCATAAGCACCGTCTTTCCTGCCGATTACCACCGGAGTACGTCCCCATTGGTCGCGGGCGGCAATAATGCTTCCGTCTTCCGTCAGGATAAGCATGGAACAAGAACCTTTGATGTGCTTGAACACATTTTCGATACCCTCAACAAAGTTTCTACCTTGTATAAGAAGTAACGCGATAAGTTCCGTTTGATTGGTACTGCTCGAACTGAGTTCGGCGAAATGCATATTCTGACTGAGGAGTTCGTCTTCCAATTGTTGGATATTGACTACTTTTGCGACGGTGATAATGGCGAAGCGCCCGAGGTGAGAATTGATAATGATAGGTTGTGCGTCTGTGTCACTGATGATGCCGATGCCGGCGTTTCCTTTAAACTTGTCCAGTTCTCCTTCGAACTTGGTTCGGAAGTAGGTACTTTCCAAATTGTGAATGGAACGGATAAAACCTTTTTCCTTACTATATGTCGCGAGTCCACCCCGCTTCGTACCCAGATGTGAATTATAATCTGTGCCGTAGAATAAATCAGTCACGCAACTAGTTTTCGAGACTGTTCCGAAAAAACCTCCCATGTCGTTCTCTTTATTGATGATGTTTTAAAAAAGATGCGCAAAAGTACAAAAAAGAATCCGTCTGATAAAAAAAGAGCCCCGCAAAGTTTTAGATTTCTTTGCGGGACAACAACTAATATTTATTAAAAAGCGGAGAATCCGGGAACAATCTTTCTACCTGAATCTTATTTCCATTTCTTAGAAAGTTTTGCATCGAAGATACCCGGAGTATAATCCATCGGCCTGCCAATCAGGTTCGGGTAAGTGCGGTATCATCCGGTCGAGCGGACTGCTTCGTGCGCATTCACACAAATCTTATAATCGGCGGCTTTCTTCACTGCGTACAGATAAGGGTCGTTCATCCACTGACCGTAATGATGTTCGCTACGGGGAATGATATTGCTTATATAACCACTCTTCACAGGCTTAATCCAGGAAACATCCTCATAAACACAAGGCTCATTCAGATTCAACGTCAATTTGGACGCCAGAATATCACGGGCATCGTCACTGACAATCACCGTACGCCACGGTGAACGGCAAGGCGCCTGCATGTATCCTTTATCCCCCTTCGCGTTAGGAATCAGCCGTGATTCAAAAAACAGGTTCTTGTCGTCGAGATTCAAATGCACACAGGAGTAATCCACCAAAGCAGCTTCATGCAGTTAGTTAATAATCTCATGGCAAAGACAGACAGGAAATACGGCGGCTGTTTTTCTTTATAAAGAAAATGTAGATAGAAACAAGCTTTATCACGCATAAAACACTAATTATAAGCCTATTGAAGAAACAAGAATGAAGAAAAAACATAGTAACTTTACACAAGAAAATAGTATGACCGCGCTTATATATTACAGTTTCTCGTTATATTTGCAAGCGATTATTCATCGCTCTAAAGGTAACACAATTATTCAAGTTATGACACAACACCTTAAATTAATTATCTTATCCGTATTCACACTGTCCGCCTGCCATATCTCCGCCCAGTCCTTACGAAAGCTAATGGAACGTCCGTTCGGAGTCGTTGAATCGAAATGGGAGACAAATCCACAAGGAGGCAGAGAACTTAATTACTACAACGAAGACTATTGCGCCTATTACCTGTACCGCATGAACGACCGCTCCTACAATCTGACTCCCGGAAAAAATACAATATTTAAAATAGAAAAGAACGCATCGTTCGAGAATCCGTTTAAAAGCGCATCAAGTTACAGATACTATCGCGGCAAATTTCCCAAAGACTTCCAAATCGGCACCCCTTACGCCTTACCCGTGAAGGACGGACAAAAGACCGGCTGGCAGACCGACCCGCGCGAACCTGTAAAAACACTCAATTTCCGTATAAAAGAAGGTGATACCATTTATGCGACCCGCAGTGGTGTAGCCTGCACAACAGCCAATCCACGCCAACTGCTAATCTACCATTCCGACCAGACTTTCGCGGCCTATCTGGTGATGAGCGAGAATTTCATTCAACCGGGCGAGGAAGTACAAGTAGGACAAGCCATAGGAAAAGCAGGGCCTTTGAGAGTCTCCATCTCCTTCTTCTTTTTGGACGAGAATAAATTCAAAGGCGGAGAATCTTCGGGTTACCCTTACTCCCACTTCATACCCGTGTTCCGTACAACCCAAGGAGACGTTAAGCTCAAAGAGAAAACAATCTACCAGGCAGTCATTGACGATGAACTAATCACGCAAGATATGAGCAAACGCGACAAAAAGAAATATATGAAACATAAGAATCAGAAATAACAGTAACATCATTATGCGTGCACCTTTTCTTCTCTTTCCGCTTTTCATCTTTTGCGGTCTGCTCAATGCGCAGACTGTAAAAATAGAATATGCCGGCGACCCGCTTCCCGACAAAGACCGACGAAATATCGAGGAATTTATCAGTTATGAAGTCGATTTCTATACTCAATTCGGACTGCCCGATACACTTACCCTTCAACTGCATGTATTTGAGGATAGAAAAAAGGCAATGGAATATCTTGAAAGCGTAGACATACACCTGTCCCTGCCATTCAAAGCGAGCGGCATATATTCACCGAAGTTACAAAAAGCAATCATATTGGGACGGGAGAAAGGACAGGAAAGAAGCCTTGCTATTATTTACCACGAGCTCAGCCACCATTTTGTCCGGCAAATCCTCGGCAAATTCCCGCCTAGCTGGCTTAACGAAGGGTTGTCAGAGTACTTCGAACATTGTAAAGTAACGAAAAAGGGACTCCGCCACACATTTACTGAATATGAGCAAGGGAGAATCCGCACAATGTATATGCTGGGAGAAATCGATCTATCTGCTTTTATGAATAGCGGGCGCGGCAAGTTCATGAAGCGCCAGGCAACTGACGAGCAATATTCATATATTCTTGCACACGCACTTGTCACATTCTGGATAGAAAAAGTTCCCAGAGACACAATGAAAAAGCTCATCGTTTCCCTGCAAAACAAAAACGACTCGTCAACCGTTTCCGAACGAATAGACAGCGTCTATCCCGGTGGTTTCCAGAAGTTCGAAAAAGATTTTGAAGCTGCTTACAAATAATTCAAATGTTAAAATCAAATGAGTAAAGAAATTATCTATATCTTTATTGGCGGCGGAACCGGCAGTGCGTTACGCTATTGTGTCCAGTTGTTTATGCACGAACGGATTGTCCCCTATCATTTCCCATGGGCAACGTTCACCGTCAATCTTCTCGGCAGTTTTCTTATCGGTCTGTTTTATGCGCTTTCAGAACGTTTCCATCTTCCTTTCGAAGTCCGCCTGTTTCTGACTACGGGGTTATGTGGCGGATTCACCACCTTCTCCACTTTTTCCAGTGACGGCATAGGGTTGCTGAAAGGAGAATTTTACGGAACATTCATCCTATATACTTTATTAAGTATAGGTATAGGACTGGCTGCCGCACTGGCCGGCGGATATGTGGGAAAAGAAATCTAAATATCCGAATATAAAAATTATCTTTGCCGCATGATAAAAAGAAACTCTGCCAAACCCGTCCGCGTAGTTCCTCCCATGATGGAAGAACAGGAAACCAGTACAAGCACTTTAGAGGAATGGCTCGACAAGGAAGAAACAGTCTCACATCTCTTATTCTGTAAAGGAAGAGAGGAAGGCATCGACCAATCTTATAAGAGCCTCAAGAACTGTACTTTCCGGCATCAGACATTCAGTGAATGCAAGTTTCTTTCTTCCCAACTGACCGATGTGCGGTTTGAAAACTGCGATTTATCAAACATTTCTTTTGCCGAAAGCTCCCTCTACCGGGTAGAATTTATCTCTTGCAAGCTATTAGGAACCAATCTATCCGAGACAACCATGAACCACGTCCTGCTACACGACTGTAATGCAGGATACATCAACCTGGCTATGAGCAAGATGAACCAGGTACGTTTTGCGCACAGCCTGCTCCGTAACGGAAGTTTGAACGACTGCCGTTTCTCAGCAGTCGCTTTTGATAGCTGCGACTTGGTAGAAGCCGATTTCTCACATGCCCCGCTTCGCGGAATAGACTTGCGCACTTCCCGCATCAGCGGAATCACGCTTAATATCAGCGACCTGAAAGGGGCTGTCATCACCTCTTTGCAAGCGATGGATTTACTTCCGCTATTAGGCGTTGTTATCGAGGACTAAAATCCTGCAAATTTCAACCCGTCACACTCAAACAAAAAGCATCGTCCTGTTGTTATATAATATAAGGTTGGACTAACGACATATCGGGAATAGGAACGAATAGAATACCTATTTATAGTGATTTCCCACTCCCTGTCAAGTCCGTACTTTTGCAAAATCTTATTCAAAAAACAATAGAAACGATGAAAATTGAAAAAATTGTAGCTCGAGAAATTCTCGATTCAAGAGGTAACCCCACAGTAGAAGTTGACGTAGTATTGGAATCAGGCATTATGGGACGCGCATCAGTGCCGTCGGGTGCTTCCACAGGTGAACACGAAGCATTGGAGCTTCGCGATGGTGACAAACGACGCTATGGTGGAAAAGGTGTACAGAAAGCGGTTGACAATGTAAATAAAATCATTGCGCCGAAGTTGGTCGGAATGTCTTCACTCAATCAGAGAGGAATCGACTACGCTATGTTGGCATTGGATGGCACCAAGACTAAATCAAACTTGGGTGCTAACGCTATTCTCGGTGTATCTCTCGCCGTAGCCAAAGCTGCCGCCAACTATTTAGACCTTCCTTTATACCGCTATATCGGTGGAACAAATACATATGTAATGCCCGTGCCGATGATGAACATCATCAATGGCGGTTCACATAGCGATGCTCCTATTGCATTCCAGGAATTTATGATTCGCCCGGTAGGTGCTGCTTCTTTCAAAGAAGGTCTGCGTATGGGCGCCGAAGTATTCCATGCATTGAAGAAAGTATTGAAAAACCGTGGTCTTAGCACCGCCGTAGGTGACGAAGGTGGTTTCGCTCCCAACCTGGAAGGTACGGAAGACGCTCTGAATTCTATTCTCGCCGCTATCAAAGCAGCAGGATATGAACCGGGCAAAGACGTAATGATTGGTATGGACTGCGCTGCTTCCGAATTCTACCACGACGGCATTTACGATTACACTAAGTTTGAAGGTGAAAAAGGTAAGAAAC
This portion of the Bacteroides acidifaciens genome encodes:
- the gcvT gene encoding glycine cleavage system aminomethyltransferase GcvT, whose protein sequence is MKTTPFTEKHIALGAKMHEFAGYNMPIEYSGIIDEHLTVCQNVGVFDVSHMGEFWMKGPNALAFLQKVTSNNVAALTPGKIQYTCFPNEEGGIVDDLLVYHFEPEKYMLVVNAANMEKDWNWCVSHNTEGAELENSSDNIGQLAVQGPKAILALQKLTDIDLSAIPYYTFKVGKFAGEENVIISNTGYTGAGGFEIYFYPDAADAIWKAVFEAGEEFGIKPIGLGARDTLRLEMGFCLYGNDLDDTTSPIEAGLGWITKFVEGKDFINRPMLEKQKAEGTTRKLVGFEMIDRGIPRHGYELVSPEGEKIGVVTSGTMSPTRKIGIGMGYVKPEYSKTGTEICIDMRGRKLKAVVVKPPFRK
- the pepT gene encoding peptidase T, coding for MTLVDRFLKYVSFDTQSDESTGLTPSTPKQMIFAEYLKAELESLGLEDITLDEHGYLFATLPANIDKEVPTIGFIAHMDTSPDMSGKDVTPRIVEKYDGSDIVLCAEEDIVLSPAQFPELLEHKGEDLIVTNGKTLLGADDKAGIAEIVSAVVYLKEHPEIKHGKIRIGFNPDEEIGEGAHKFDVEKFGCEWGYTMDGGEVGELEFENFNAAAAKVIFKGRNVHPGYAKNKMINSIYLANQFINLLPAQERPEHTTGYEGFYHLIGIQGEVEQSTVSYIIRDHDRARFEDRKKEMERLVARMNEEYGAGTVTLELRDQYYNMREKIEPVMHIIDTAFAAMEAVGVKPNVKPIRGGTDGAQLSFKGLPCPNIFAGGLNFHGRYEFVPVQNMEKAMKVIVKIAELVASK
- a CDS encoding amidophosphoribosyltransferase, giving the protein MGGFFGTVSKTSCVTDLFYGTDYNSHLGTKRGGLATYSKEKGFIRSIHNLESTYFRTKFEGELDKFKGNAGIGIISDTDAQPIIINSHLGRFAIITVAKVVNIQQLEDELLSQNMHFAELSSSSTNQTELIALLLIQGRNFVEGIENVFKHIKGSCSMLILTEDGSIIAARDQWGRTPVVIGRKDGAYAATSESSSFPNLDYEIEKYLGPGEIVRMYDDHIEQLREPNEDMQICSFLWVYYGFPTSCYEGKNVEEVRFTSGLKMGRMDKSEVDCACGIPDSGVGMALGYAEGKGVPYHRAISKYTPTWPRSFTPSNQEMRSLVAKMKLIPNRAMLQGKRLLFCDDSIVRGTQLRDNVKILYDYGAKEVHMRIACPPLIYACPFVGFSASKNALELITRRIIKELEGDENKNLEKYATTGSPEYEKMVSIIAERFGLSSLKFNTLETLIEAIGLPKCKVCTHCFDGSSHF
- a CDS encoding M23 family metallopeptidase, with product MTQHLKLIILSVFTLSACHISAQSLRKLMERPFGVVESKWETNPQGGRELNYYNEDYCAYYLYRMNDRSYNLTPGKNTIFKIEKNASFENPFKSASSYRYYRGKFPKDFQIGTPYALPVKDGQKTGWQTDPREPVKTLNFRIKEGDTIYATRSGVACTTANPRQLLIYHSDQTFAAYLVMSENFIQPGEEVQVGQAIGKAGPLRVSISFFFLDENKFKGGESSGYPYSHFIPVFRTTQGDVKLKEKTIYQAVIDDELITQDMSKRDKKKYMKHKNQK
- the crcB gene encoding fluoride efflux transporter CrcB → MSKEIIYIFIGGGTGSALRYCVQLFMHERIVPYHFPWATFTVNLLGSFLIGLFYALSERFHLPFEVRLFLTTGLCGGFTTFSTFSSDGIGLLKGEFYGTFILYTLLSIGIGLAAALAGGYVGKEI
- a CDS encoding pentapeptide repeat-containing protein; this encodes MIKRNSAKPVRVVPPMMEEQETSTSTLEEWLDKEETVSHLLFCKGREEGIDQSYKSLKNCTFRHQTFSECKFLSSQLTDVRFENCDLSNISFAESSLYRVEFISCKLLGTNLSETTMNHVLLHDCNAGYINLAMSKMNQVRFAHSLLRNGSLNDCRFSAVAFDSCDLVEADFSHAPLRGIDLRTSRISGITLNISDLKGAVITSLQAMDLLPLLGVVIED
- the eno gene encoding phosphopyruvate hydratase — protein: MKIEKIVAREILDSRGNPTVEVDVVLESGIMGRASVPSGASTGEHEALELRDGDKRRYGGKGVQKAVDNVNKIIAPKLVGMSSLNQRGIDYAMLALDGTKTKSNLGANAILGVSLAVAKAAANYLDLPLYRYIGGTNTYVMPVPMMNIINGGSHSDAPIAFQEFMIRPVGAASFKEGLRMGAEVFHALKKVLKNRGLSTAVGDEGGFAPNLEGTEDALNSILAAIKAAGYEPGKDVMIGMDCAASEFYHDGIYDYTKFEGEKGKKRTSDEQIDYLEELINKFPIDSIEDGMNENDWEGWKKLTERIGNRCQLVGDDLFVTNVDFLAMGIEKGCANSILIKVNQIGSLTETLNAIEMAHRHGYTTVTSHRSGETEDATIADIAVATNSGQIKTGSLSRSDRMAKYNQLLRIEEELGDLAVYGYKRIK